A genomic segment from Cryptosporangium phraense encodes:
- a CDS encoding helix-turn-helix transcriptional regulator: MTSDTLGETLRTWRDRLSPADAGLPVAAKRRTAGLRREELANLAGLSVDYVVRLEQGRATTPSAQVVGALARALQLDDCERDHLYLLAGLQPPSAGLVSDHVPPGVQRLITRLGEIPLGVFAADWQLISWSPLWAALIGDPASVPPADRNLVRARFGLASDVVLARWPVVSELGPEVLERAVVSDLRSAEARYPDDPRVTGLIADALAGSERFARLWASGAVGVHISDRKTIEHPVVGPVLVDCDVLTVPCADLRIVTYTTPTGSPDAEKIEFLRVAAPLAETVGG; encoded by the coding sequence ATGACATCCGACACCCTCGGCGAGACGCTCCGGACCTGGCGCGACCGGCTCTCCCCGGCCGACGCGGGGCTGCCGGTCGCGGCCAAGCGCCGGACCGCCGGGCTGCGTCGCGAGGAGTTGGCCAACCTGGCCGGGCTCTCGGTCGACTACGTGGTGCGGCTCGAACAGGGCCGGGCGACGACGCCGTCGGCCCAGGTCGTCGGCGCGCTGGCCCGGGCGCTGCAGCTCGACGACTGCGAGCGCGACCACCTGTACCTGCTGGCCGGGTTGCAGCCGCCGTCGGCCGGGCTGGTGTCCGACCACGTGCCGCCGGGCGTCCAGCGGTTGATCACACGGCTCGGGGAGATCCCGCTCGGGGTGTTCGCGGCCGACTGGCAGCTGATCAGCTGGAGTCCGCTCTGGGCCGCGTTGATCGGTGACCCGGCCTCGGTCCCGCCGGCCGACCGCAACCTGGTTCGGGCCCGCTTCGGGCTCGCCTCCGACGTAGTGCTGGCCCGGTGGCCGGTCGTCTCCGAGCTGGGGCCCGAGGTCCTCGAGCGGGCCGTGGTCTCCGACCTGCGGTCGGCCGAGGCCCGGTATCCGGACGACCCGCGCGTGACCGGTCTCATTGCGGACGCCCTGGCGGGCAGCGAGCGGTTCGCCCGGCTCTGGGCCTCGGGGGCGGTGGGGGTGCACATCTCGGACCGGAAGACGATCGAGCACCCGGTCGTCGGGCCGGTTCTCGTCGACTGCGACGTGCTGACGGTTCCCTGCGCGGACCTGCGGATCGTCACGTACACGACGCCGACCGGCTCGCCGGACGCCGAGAAGATCGAGTTCCTGCGGGTCGCGGCGCCGCTAGCGGAGACCGTAGGCGGTTAG
- a CDS encoding heme-dependent oxidative N-demethylase family protein gives MSVSGFPFPFRADTFRYGTNVERARTVVPTAAGSWGGGLLDVDDRYRADLRLRSEILARDGGRSCVLPHAVPACWDALLTVLRELASAYPDVFSLDAVGGGYRWRNALLDVSVTFAVGDFLPGGPLGFLASQIQDDVVVLDQREGALWADAGVVTFAAGWSLGFDVGMRFSEIHAPVPRIASEGVVSRAERFLMRLAPGEEYRRTNWSATLDGHLDQSTEAYEVWGPARASAGSLGGVELARRLYLRVEVQHLIRLGYSGAILFLIRTYLCSLEELATVPEWRVRFGRVLGELPEDMATYKGLSPFRAAAAAWLLAD, from the coding sequence ATGTCCGTTTCCGGCTTCCCGTTCCCGTTCCGTGCCGACACCTTCCGGTACGGCACGAACGTGGAACGGGCCCGGACGGTCGTGCCGACCGCGGCCGGTTCGTGGGGCGGTGGCCTGCTCGACGTGGACGACCGCTACCGCGCCGACCTCCGTCTCCGGTCGGAGATCCTGGCCCGGGACGGTGGCCGTTCGTGCGTGCTCCCGCACGCCGTTCCGGCCTGCTGGGACGCGTTGCTGACGGTCCTGCGCGAGCTGGCCTCCGCCTATCCGGACGTCTTTTCTCTGGACGCCGTGGGCGGCGGCTACCGCTGGCGGAACGCGTTGCTGGACGTTTCCGTGACGTTCGCGGTGGGGGATTTCCTGCCCGGCGGGCCGTTGGGGTTCCTCGCGTCCCAGATCCAGGACGACGTGGTGGTGCTCGACCAGCGCGAGGGCGCGTTGTGGGCGGACGCCGGCGTGGTGACGTTCGCGGCCGGCTGGTCGCTGGGGTTCGACGTCGGGATGCGGTTCTCGGAGATTCACGCGCCGGTGCCGCGGATCGCGTCCGAGGGGGTCGTCTCGCGGGCCGAGCGGTTCCTGATGCGCTTGGCGCCGGGGGAGGAGTACCGGCGCACGAACTGGTCGGCGACGCTGGACGGGCACCTGGACCAGTCGACCGAGGCGTACGAGGTGTGGGGGCCGGCGCGCGCGTCGGCGGGGTCGCTGGGTGGGGTCGAGCTGGCGCGCCGGTTGTATTTGCGGGTGGAGGTGCAGCACCTGATTCGGCTGGGCTACTCCGGCGCGATCCTGTTCCTGATCCGTACCTACCTGTGCTCGTTGGAGGAGCTGGCCACGGTGCCGGAGTGGCGGGTGCGGTTCGGCCGGGTGCTGGGCGAGCTCCCCGAGGACATGGCCACCTACAAGGGCCTCTCGCCGTTCCGCGCCGCCGCTGCCGCGTGGCTCCTCGCCGATTGA
- a CDS encoding SDR family NAD(P)-dependent oxidoreductase, with the protein MTVTFITGANKSLGYESARRLIGLGHTVLIGARDPERGRTAADALGARFVQIDVTDDESVAAAAADVAAHEGHVDVLINNAGVPGAHGPAADLTAADAAYVFDTNVIGIVRVTHAFLPLLKTSENPVIVNVSSGLGSFGVTHDPDRVESTLPLPLYTSSKAAVTMLTTQYAKALPELRVNVVDPGWTATDFNNHSGPQTLEEGTDAIVALATIGPDGPTGTFQDRSGTVPW; encoded by the coding sequence ATGACAGTCACGTTCATCACCGGAGCCAACAAGAGCCTCGGCTACGAATCCGCCCGCCGTCTGATCGGCCTCGGCCACACCGTGCTGATCGGCGCCCGCGACCCCGAGCGCGGCCGCACCGCCGCCGACGCGCTCGGCGCCCGTTTCGTCCAGATCGACGTCACCGATGACGAGTCGGTCGCCGCCGCGGCCGCGGACGTCGCCGCCCACGAGGGCCACGTCGACGTCCTGATCAACAACGCCGGGGTCCCCGGCGCGCACGGGCCGGCCGCGGACCTGACCGCCGCCGACGCGGCGTACGTGTTCGACACCAACGTGATCGGGATCGTCCGGGTCACGCACGCGTTCCTGCCGCTGCTGAAGACCTCGGAGAATCCGGTCATCGTGAACGTCAGCAGCGGCCTGGGCTCGTTCGGCGTGACGCACGACCCGGACCGGGTCGAGTCGACGCTCCCGCTGCCCCTCTACACCTCGTCCAAGGCCGCCGTGACGATGCTGACCACGCAGTACGCGAAGGCGCTCCCGGAGCTGCGGGTCAACGTCGTCGACCCGGGCTGGACCGCGACCGACTTCAACAACCACAGCGGTCCGCAGACGCTCGAGGAGGGCACCGACGCGATCGTCGCGCTCGCGACGATCGGCCCCGACGGCCCGACCGGCACGTTCCAGGACCGCTCGGGGACCGTTCCCTGGTGA
- a CDS encoding aldo/keto reductase — MTEPNAAAAGTIDVGGDLTVNRLGFGAMRITGDGIWGDPPDREVAKSVLRRAVELGVNFIDTADSYGPHVSEELIAEALYPYADDLVIATKGGLERTGPGQWPVNGSPEHLVKALDGSLKRLKLEQIPLYQFHRPDPKVPIEESLGVLIEAKNAGKIRHLGVSNFDETQIAIAQGLTPIVSVQNRYNADDRSSETVVDLCEQESLVFLPWAPISADNPAVKQAAVDHGVSPRQVVLAWLLARSPKILPIPGTGSIEHLEENLAAASLQLTPAEVAAITG, encoded by the coding sequence ATGACTGAGCCCAACGCTGCTGCTGCCGGCACGATCGACGTCGGCGGCGACCTGACCGTCAACCGTCTCGGATTCGGCGCCATGCGGATCACCGGGGACGGCATCTGGGGCGACCCGCCGGACCGCGAGGTCGCCAAGTCCGTCCTCCGCCGCGCGGTCGAGCTCGGCGTCAACTTCATCGACACGGCCGACTCGTACGGGCCGCACGTGTCCGAGGAGCTGATCGCCGAGGCGCTCTACCCGTACGCGGACGACCTGGTCATCGCCACCAAGGGCGGCCTGGAGCGCACCGGCCCGGGCCAGTGGCCGGTCAACGGCAGCCCCGAGCACCTGGTCAAGGCGCTCGATGGCAGCCTGAAGCGGCTCAAGCTCGAGCAGATCCCGCTGTACCAGTTCCACCGGCCCGACCCGAAGGTGCCGATCGAGGAGTCGCTCGGCGTCCTGATCGAGGCCAAGAACGCGGGCAAGATCCGGCACCTCGGCGTCTCGAACTTCGACGAGACGCAGATCGCGATCGCCCAGGGCCTGACCCCGATCGTGTCGGTGCAGAACCGCTACAACGCCGACGACCGCTCGTCCGAGACCGTCGTCGACCTGTGCGAGCAGGAGTCGCTGGTCTTCCTGCCGTGGGCGCCGATCAGCGCCGACAACCCGGCGGTCAAGCAGGCTGCGGTCGACCACGGCGTCTCGCCGCGGCAGGTCGTGCTGGCCTGGCTGCTCGCGCGCTCGCCGAAGATCCTGCCGATCCCGGGCACCGGCTCGATCGAGCACCTGGAGGAGAACCTCGCGGCGGCCAGCCTGCAGCTGACGCCGGCCGAGGTGGCGGCCATCACCGGTTGA